The sequence CTGGTGCTGCCGGGGTTCACGTTACCCCCGGCGGACCTGTTTGCTTATTACCCGAGCCGCCATAATCTGTCAGCGCGGGTCAGAACGTTTATCGATTTTCTGGTGGTAAAAATCGGGCAATCGTAGATGGATAAAAGAGCGCTTCTCGCCGGGTGCTCAACCTGAGCAGCCTGATCAGCCCCAGCGTGGGGTCCGATACCACTCACTGGCAAAAGCAACAAAAGCCCGCACCTTTGGCGACATGTGGCGATTTTGTGGATATAGGACATACAACTCCCGCGGTCTCAAAGCAAATGTAGGCAATACCCGTACCAAAGCACCGCGCTGCAAATCTTCATGCACAATAAAAGACGCCGTAGCCGCGATACCTAAGCCAGCCAGCGCCGCCGACCGAAGTGCAATGCCGGTATTGGCTTGCAAATTTCCACGGACCACGACCGGATGCAAGGTTCCATCCGCGGCAGTAAAAATATAATCGTTTGGCTTCGAGGCCAGAGAATACGTCAGGCAATTATGTTCCTTCAAATCCCTCGGTTGTTGCGGGAGTCCATGTTGTCGTAAATAGTCTGGAGACGCTACCAGCAAGAGTTCGCTCTTTGCCAGACGTTTGGCGATGTAGGTAGAGTCATCCAGAGCATGCGCCAGACGCAGCGCAACATCGAAGCCCTCTTCAATCAGATCAACGTAACGGTCGTTGCACACCAGATCAACCCGTAACTCGGGGTTCTCTAAAATAAAGGCTGGTAACCAGCTTAACAGTTCCATGGTGCCAAAGGCTTGCGGCGCGTTGATCCGCAGAACACCGGAGGGACGCGCCTGATGGGACGCGATCGCCTGGGCCGCATCATCCACCTGATCGAGTATTTGTTTGCAGCGTTCGTAATACGCCTGCCCTGCCTCGGTAAGCGCGAAGCGACGCGTGGTGCGATTAAGCAATTGCGCGCTTAACAGGATTTCAAGCTGACGTATTTGCCGCGAAACGATCGTATGCGACTGGTTCAGCTCGGCCGCCGCTGCGGTGAAACTGCCAAACTCCACCACCCGCCGAAATGCGCGCATCGCTGCCAATTGATCCATGAGGCCTTGCTCCAAATCATTAAAATGTGACGTTATCAGACGCACCTGAACTGCTACTTCGGAAGACCATTATCGTACTGGCGCCGAGCACCGCGAATCTCCGTTTGATTACCGCCGGCCCAGTCGGCCAACACCTGCAGCGGTGTGCAAAGAGAATAGCCGAGCGGCGTCAGCGCATATTCGACCTGCGGCGGGGTGCTGGGAATCACTGTGCGCGAGATCAGACCATCGCGCTCCAGATGGCGCAACGTTACCGTTAACATGCGCTGCGAGATGTTATCAACCTGTCGTTTCAGGGCATTGAAGCGCGTCGGTTTTTTTTCCAGTGTGATCACCACCAGCACGCTCCAGGCGTCACCGATTCGATCCAGGACATCGCGAATCGGACAGGGGTGGTCTTCGCGCGCAGCGGGGCGCCCTTTGCCGCGTGGAATTGCTTGATCCAAGCCCTCAAAGGGCGATACTGCAGTTACGTCCATGTTCCTATCTCCCATTAAAGTGCCTTCTTGCGTTGCAGTTTCAATTAATTATACTGGTTACTTTTAATAACCACCTGGGATACGTATTGACCAACGTCAATCCGACTCCCATAACGAAAGGAAATCCATCATGAAGATTGCTATCATTGGCGTCACCGGCCGCGTCGGTTCACGCGTTGCCACCGAAGCGTTGCGGCGCGGACACACTGTGACGGGTATTGTGCGGTCGGTGGAAAAAATTAATACCATTGCAGGAGTTGCAGTTGTGCGAGGCGATGCCACCAAACCGGAACAACTTGCAAAACTGATCAAAGGGCACGATGCGGTTGTCAGCGCGGCTAATTTTCGCGTATTAACAGCGGCGCCTCTGGTGCAAGCGTTAAAGGAAGCGGGTCTTAAGCGCCTGATCGTAGTCGGCGGGGCTGCCAGTTTAGAAATCGCACTGGGCCTGATCTTGCTCGATAGCCCGGATTTTCCTGCAGAATACCGTGGAGAAGCCGTTCCGGGGACCCAGTTTCTGGCAGACCTCCGTGCAGAAACGACGCTTGAATGGACCTTTTTATCCCCATCCGCGCTGTTTGCGCCGGGCGAACGTACCGGCCAATTTCGCCTCGGTCACGACCAGTTACTCAGTGATGAAAAAGGCCTCAGCCATATTTCCATGGAAGACTACGCAATAGCGCTGGTGGACGAATTAGAGCATCCGCAACATATGCGTGAGCGCTTTACGGTCGGATACTGAAGCAGAGGAAAGGGATGTCGCTGTTGGAATAGCCTTCCATCGAAACAGGCCTGAATAGCCCGTAAAATTGCGCATAAAATCATGCTTCATATCAATGGTGACCACCGGTGATATTTCTTTTTTTTGGCATAACTTTCACGTGGTAACGTTATAGGCCTGTTTTTGCTTTGTTGAACCGCTGTAAGGCGGGCTTTATTCCTTTTTTTATTCCTTTTCTTGATCTGAAACCATGTGCCAGTTACTTGGAATGAATTGCAATGTTCCCACCGACATTGTATTTAGTTTTACCGGATTTTCGACCCGTGGCGGTCAGACCGACCATCATAGCGATGGCTGGGGAATTGCTTTTTTTGAAGGCAATGGCGTTCGCCATTTTGTTGATTACCAGGCCGCCGTTGCCTCCCCGGTGGCGGATTTAATCCGTCGCTGTCCGATTAAATCAAAAAACGTTATCGCGCATATTCGCAAGGCCACCCAGGGGCAAGTTGCGCTGGAAAACTGTCATCCGTTCGTGCGTGAACTTTGGGGCCGCTACTGGGTGTTCGCCCACAATGGTGATCTTAAAGCGTTTGCGCCCCAACTAAACGGTGCGTTTCGGCCAGTCGGCAATACCGATAGCGAATTGGCGTTTTGCTATATTTTGCAGGAGTTGAGATTACGTTTCGGCGAAAATTTGCCCTCCACCGCGCAATTAACGACGGCGTTGCAGGAGCTGACCACAGAGATTGCCGAGCACGGCACATTTAACATGATGCTGTCGGACGGGTCAGCCCTATTTGCCCATTGCTCCACCAATTTGTATTACATCATCCGGCAGTTTCCGTTTGCCGAAGCGAAGCTATCGGATGAAGACGTCACCGTGGATTTTTCTCAGGTGACCACGCCAAAAGATCGGGTCGCCGTGATCGTGACTTCTCCGTTGACGACGAATGAAGTTTGGATACAGTTTGGCGGAGGGGAATTGAAGGTCTTTGTCGACGGCGAAGTACAGATATAACTTTGTTTACGACATTTATGGGATTTAGGCGATTTAGGCGTAGTTGGTTTGATTTTAAATACCAAAGCGCGACATTGAACGATCAAACGCGATCAAACGCGATCAAACGTTCAAGAGAAAGTGGCGACATTGCGCCACTTTCCCTCGGCCGATGATTTATGCGTCTGCGTAATCAATGGTAAGCGGCGCGTGATCCGAAAACCGCTCGTCCTTATAAATCGCCACAGCGTGGGCTTTTGCGGCAATTCCTGGCGTCGAAATATGATAATCGATACGCCATCCAACGTTCTTGGCCCAAGCCTGACCGCGATTGCTCCACCAAGTGTATTGCTCAGCCCGGGAGTCGACGGTGCGAAACACGTCGACCAGGGCAACTTCTTCAAATAAATGGGTTAACCATGCGCGTTCTTCCGGCAAAAATCCGGAATTCTTCTTATTGCCTTTGAAGTTTTTTAAATCGATTTCATTGTGGGCAATATTCCAGTCGCCACAGATCACCACTTCCCGGCCACTCGCCTTGAGTTCTTGCAGATGCGGCAGAAAGCTTTCCATAAAGCGAAATTTTGCCAGTTGGCGTTCTTCCCCGGATGAGCCCGATGGACAATACAGTGAAATCACAGTCAGGTCGCCAAAGTCACACTCGACATAACGGCCTTCGGCATCAAACTCTGGGTTGCCAAATCCGATCCGGACTGCATTCGGCGGTCGTTTGCTGTACAGTCCGACGCCTGAATAACCTTTCTTTTCTGCGTAATGAAAATGCCCAACGTATCCTTCTGGGGCGAGCATCTCTGGCGACATGTCAGCGGCTTGGGCCTTCAATTCCTGCACGCAAATAAAGTCGGCAGATTGCTTGCTCATCCATTCAAAAAAACCTTTTTTAGTGGCGGAGCGGATTCCGTTGAGATTGGCAGAAATAATTCTAGGCATGGATAGGTCGACAATAAAGAAGGTAAGCAAGTACGTCTGAAGGGGATACGCAAGGACAAATGCGACAACAAACACCAATTATCGATTGCGCTCCGGAGGCGTTAGGATAACCTATCCGGCCTGGAGATCAAATGACGGCATGCGGTAAAGGGCTTATCAAAGCAATCCACCATTGCCCTCAGCTTTTCTTCCCTGCCACCCTATTCAAGTGGACAAGTGTAAGCCTATGGCATTTAGCTTAGCTCAACCGGCACATAGCAGAGTTGACATTAAGAAAAGCATCTTCATTGGTTTTGTGACCGCTGTTGCTGGTCGCCCCGAGGCCTTGATCGAAGTTGCCAGATTACGCAGCGAGCATCCGCAGGCTACCCATGTTTGCTGGGCACTGCTAGCGGGGGGCCACTCCGGCGCATCGGACGATGGCGAACCGGGAGGTACGGCCGGACTGCCGATGCTGAATGTCTTGCGTCATCAGGATCTTGAGCAGGTTCTTGCCATAGTGGTCCGCTACTATGGCGGCATCCGGCTAGGCGCGGGCGGGCTAGTGCGTGCTTACACTGACGCAGTGGCTCAAGCCTTATTAAGTGCAGAAAAAATCGAATTAGTGGTCACCACTACATTGTGCGCGGTTGTACCGTACGCTTTGGAAGGGCCTTTGCGTCGCTTGCTTCAGCAAAGCAACGCGGTATTAGGCGAGGTAACGCATGACGACGTCGTGAGCGTATGCTTTTCATTGCCGCTTGCGGCCGCCCACGGTTTACAGCGAGAGGCAAATGAGATCTGTCATGGCGCTTTGCAATGGCGCGATCAGAGCATCTTATGACAGTCAGACGCTCGCATCGGATGCACTTTCACTGCTGCGGTTTGACAGCACCGCTGCAAAAAAACGAACACATACCTGTTCGGTCATTGCGGCGGCACAGAGCATCAAAACCGTGTCGACTAATGTCGGCCAATGACTCTTAGCTGGCCAGCTGGGTAGATAAAGCCGCCCGATCGGATTTCACAAAACGGCTGACTGCAGGTACCTGAGGACGCAAGTTGATTAAGCTTCGGCCCTGATCTGCTTCAAGCACCATGCGACTGCCAGCAGCCACATTGAGATGGTCGCCCGGATTGAGCCAGTAATCGTCACTTTGACCAGAAATGGTGACCCAGACGCGACCGCAGGTAACTTGCAGTGTTCCGGCCCGCTCTGCGTGCAGGGACAACACTTGCCCCGCGCTCAGCGCCAATGGCTCTCTCATGTCTTTAGTGAATAAATTTCTCATCATGCTTCTCCGATAAACTGCTGGTATAGTGCTAAAACCACACCAGATGATCTCTTTTGGTTGCGTCTCACCATATAGGAATGCAAAGAGAAGGCTGGTCCGGTAAAGATATTTTAGTCAACTCCAGTGGAAGAACAAAGCGAGTAATTGAGCGCGTTCTTGCTAATTTTATTCACATAGACATAGCCGACATCATGGCCGACCTCCGCAAACTGCCTGCCCTCTCAGCCTTACGCGCATTCGAGGCGGCGGCGCGTTACGACAGTTTTTCCCGCGCCGCGGAAGAAATTCATCTGACACCCGGCGCGATCAGCCATCAGGTGCGTGCACTCGAAGAAGAATTGGGG is a genomic window of Glaciimonas sp. PAMC28666 containing:
- a CDS encoding LysR family transcriptional regulator, coding for MDQLAAMRAFRRVVEFGSFTAAAAELNQSHTIVSRQIRQLEILLSAQLLNRTTRRFALTEAGQAYYERCKQILDQVDDAAQAIASHQARPSGVLRINAPQAFGTMELLSWLPAFILENPELRVDLVCNDRYVDLIEEGFDVALRLAHALDDSTYIAKRLAKSELLLVASPDYLRQHGLPQQPRDLKEHNCLTYSLASKPNDYIFTAADGTLHPVVVRGNLQANTGIALRSAALAGLGIAATASFIVHEDLQRGALVRVLPTFALRPRELYVLYPQNRHMSPKVRAFVAFASEWYRTPRWG
- a CDS encoding class II glutamine amidotransferase, producing the protein MCQLLGMNCNVPTDIVFSFTGFSTRGGQTDHHSDGWGIAFFEGNGVRHFVDYQAAVASPVADLIRRCPIKSKNVIAHIRKATQGQVALENCHPFVRELWGRYWVFAHNGDLKAFAPQLNGAFRPVGNTDSELAFCYILQELRLRFGENLPSTAQLTTALQELTTEIAEHGTFNMMLSDGSALFAHCSTNLYYIIRQFPFAEAKLSDEDVTVDFSQVTTPKDRVAVIVTSPLTTNEVWIQFGGGELKVFVDGEVQI
- a CDS encoding helix-turn-helix domain-containing protein — its product is MDVTAVSPFEGLDQAIPRGKGRPAAREDHPCPIRDVLDRIGDAWSVLVVITLEKKPTRFNALKRQVDNISQRMLTVTLRHLERDGLISRTVIPSTPPQVEYALTPLGYSLCTPLQVLADWAGGNQTEIRGARRQYDNGLPK
- a CDS encoding DUF2917 domain-containing protein; this encodes MMRNLFTKDMREPLALSAGQVLSLHAERAGTLQVTCGRVWVTISGQSDDYWLNPGDHLNVAAGSRMVLEADQGRSLINLRPQVPAVSRFVKSDRAALSTQLAS
- a CDS encoding YigZ family protein, yielding MAFSLAQPAHSRVDIKKSIFIGFVTAVAGRPEALIEVARLRSEHPQATHVCWALLAGGHSGASDDGEPGGTAGLPMLNVLRHQDLEQVLAIVVRYYGGIRLGAGGLVRAYTDAVAQALLSAEKIELVVTTTLCAVVPYALEGPLRRLLQQSNAVLGEVTHDDVVSVCFSLPLAAAHGLQREANEICHGALQWRDQSIL
- a CDS encoding exodeoxyribonuclease III, with amino-acid sequence MPRIISANLNGIRSATKKGFFEWMSKQSADFICVQELKAQAADMSPEMLAPEGYVGHFHYAEKKGYSGVGLYSKRPPNAVRIGFGNPEFDAEGRYVECDFGDLTVISLYCPSGSSGEERQLAKFRFMESFLPHLQELKASGREVVICGDWNIAHNEIDLKNFKGNKKNSGFLPEERAWLTHLFEEVALVDVFRTVDSRAEQYTWWSNRGQAWAKNVGWRIDYHISTPGIAAKAHAVAIYKDERFSDHAPLTIDYADA
- a CDS encoding NAD(P)-dependent oxidoreductase; the protein is MKIAIIGVTGRVGSRVATEALRRGHTVTGIVRSVEKINTIAGVAVVRGDATKPEQLAKLIKGHDAVVSAANFRVLTAAPLVQALKEAGLKRLIVVGGAASLEIALGLILLDSPDFPAEYRGEAVPGTQFLADLRAETTLEWTFLSPSALFAPGERTGQFRLGHDQLLSDEKGLSHISMEDYAIALVDELEHPQHMRERFTVGY